In Vespa velutina chromosome 1, iVesVel2.1, whole genome shotgun sequence, the genomic stretch GAGCAAAGGACCAGCAAAATCGACCATGCGACTAGGACTGTGCAATAATTCTTTCAATGCCTTCAAGGGTTCTAAACGTTGCTGAGGTGGAGGATACAATAACATCCTGTGGAAAACAGATTCTAACACCGGTCTCAGAGGACCTACACAGCCTACTAATCTTACAAGTTCTGTTCCAAtgctaaaattaataacaaataagtTTGATTATATACGAAATTTGCATTAAGTAACATTTTGTTTATCTTCTTGTAAAAACTTTTACCTATATACGGTTTTTGCCTGATGACTGTCAAAACTCAAAGATGTAGCAAGATAGCCTGATCCTCTACCAACTTCGTTTTCCTTACCCTCTCTTGATGTAAAAGTCTTGTCTACTCTAGGTGTTCCTAGAAAAGCTATTAAAGCTGGACAAAATTTTTGCCATAGAAAGGTAGTAAAGTGTGCATTTGTATGTATTTTCTGTGGTAGTGACGATATCAAGGTATGAAGACATTCCAAGAGAAACACTACCGTACTTCCATTTCTTGCGTTACTGTAACAAAAtgtcttaaatattataacaaccATACATTAATACGTTAAAAGATTATCAAAGAATTTGAATCTCTCTTGTTACTTTTGAGCTTCGTCGAGTTTACTACAAATGTATTGAAGAATAGGCAAGACCTCGTTAAAACAGGACACTCCACGTTCgcgtacatttttatttcgtttcgcaTTCTCGTCCATCTCCTGACATTCCTCgtctgtaaaaatattttataaattatttatatattttcatttttttcttttatttatttttattctcttttcttttatccatttattgtattttaaaatttgcGAGTAAACGAGGTAATAAGGGTTTTTCTAACGAAAATACATGTAAgatcaaatcgatcgatatatcatgattaacaaaatgaacttataaaactatattaGAACTTGTAAactaatttaaaatttgattaatgaAACGAAGAATTCTTTAAAGAAATACTTTTAAGATTTATACTCGTATCACACGCGATCTTAACGTATCGATCAAACTTCTCATTCGTTTCTTAGACGAAATCAACTCCGATAGTTGAagggatataaaatttaactgcatttatatatatgtatatatatatatatatatatatatatatatatatatatacctagaaacaaacaaaaagatcgTAAAGTTTGGCTCGTTGCAGCTTGCGCTGCAGTACGAACAGCTTGATTTCCATTCTCGAAAGCTTCGCTACAAGTCGTAAGAATTGCAATAATCAAACGGCCATTCATTGTCCAATATGGGGAACATGCGACTTGAAGTAAAACCtgcattaaaaagaaaaatattagtataatttGTTCAcgcgatttatttattgaaaatttaataatctcaacttaatttcaatagaaatttcataattaacatttttattatctatttaaaaatcttcaattaatttttacttacTTTGAGCATATCCGTTTGAGTATCATCCGATTGCGAAAGCATCGAGCTCATAGCATGTAACATTTGTGCTGGCAACCATAAGGAATCATCTTCTGGTTCGTATGGAGATTGAAATCTATCGTCCCTTAACATCTTCtgtatcgtaataataaaaattcaaaaatttgaTACATAGACACTTACacaattttacgattattatcgaatttttatcaatatatttgcataaaatataatttgactAATACCACGAGACTGTCTGTGATATCATCATTTTATCGTAGATTTCCGGAACGAAACTACCGCAAGTAAGCGAAACCGTTAACTTTTGTTATCATAATGACAAACTTAtcataagataaatatatataaaaataaaattaatattgcaaggcataataaaaatgttgcaTTGAAtacttaacaaaaaaaaaaaaaaaaaaaagaaaaaaaaatctttcaattgTTACGCGTACGTTATAgacaacaaaaattattacgtgtatattgtatatgaaaaataaaagaaaaaaaaatagttacaCGTATATTATAACGCAAGAAAAGTTATCTgccatataatttataattttataatcattcgaAAAAACTCACATGTAATCCCGATAGCCCAAAAGCAACGAACTTGCTTCTCTTCGTTTCGAGCGCTAGCTGAAACGCATATAAGCATTTCGCTCGTAATTCGTGCGGTGGATCCCGCAACAAACCTTGTTGTTTACCCAAAAAAtctgaagataaaaagaaaaacaaaaaaaaaaacaaaaatgttaaaaaggatgaagaaaataaaacgtcgAGCAAAGGTTCTCAGGAACGAACTTGACATATTATCGTACTATCGCGAAGTATACCGCAAATTGAAGtgattgaaagaagaaaaatatgtgtaCTTTGTTAACCAAAATTTGAATAAGACATTATCTTATAACGTTGGAATAAATATGATGACGATTAcacgatcaaaaaaaaaaaaaataatattaaataaaataaaagctcttgcccataaaaaaaaatgtaatattttttaaattaaactcACCGTACGCTTCTTGCGCCGATTTCcgtaaattttgtaattttgcaTTATTAGACTCCCTGATGATCTGCTGCAGGAGATCCTCCATGACACGGCGGGCTGCCACGCGACTGATCAATAGCGGGTGTGCCAATGGatgatacgtatatacaacTGACCAGGACTGTATCAAGTGTACCTTTTTTAAAGGTGCTTAAacgaatatacttttttcaatcaaatttcatatatattttgttgctctttttgtttattcattttttttatattgcgtAGTTCGtacatcatttcttttataattattcattgtttgttatagatgataaaagaaaaatggcggtcattaaaatcatatcttatcttttattgGTACACCTGGCCGCCATTTATTTCTGCTGGTGGGGTTTCCCACTCTATACAACCAAGTTTCCCATTCtgtcatatatcatatatatattatcctaCAGGATGCTCTTAttatatgagaaaaatttatattaaaatgatcatACTATCGGTGTACTCATCCACGGTTCAAATCTCGGTTGtgtgaataatatttaacttttgtgaaaaaaattctataagaTTTTGATCCTTTATCACTTGAATGAATTTTCGATTACTTAAGACAGtatttaaatacttatatttctttaattaaaattatatcttatttatatataaaaagttatattaatttgaggaggtaaatataaacatttttataaaattgcaaTGTGTAATGTATACATtaacaagaaaatttttaGTATCTAactgtataaaatttattctggGATATATTCATAGTAGGTAATACTTGTCTTAAGAAAGAAATCCTTTAAACtgctattaattataaaattattgactttttatttaaatttaatctatTCTTTACAAATCCTAAAGACACCCTAGgtaagaatagaaatataatatagaataaataaatctaatttattctatatctttttattgtttaatatatttattataaatatgttgtATGTCATAGGATTTGTATGTGTAATTTGGAAAGCATATATATTGAAAGTAAATGCAGTAatgaatgtataatataaacaataattattattattaattttaggCAAAATGATgcagaagataaataaatataatctgcAGAGAAGAtgctaattctttttattcaataaaattaaatatttacttacattaggatacatttataatgtaattttatgtTACAGATTCTTAAAAGATttcttaaagataatatattgaaacatCCCAACTTTTTTCTTGTGATAAAAAATCTTAGTCAcatttaataagattaaattttattacatatacattaccATTGTCATTCCATTAACTTAATATTATgcattttaaatgttatattatagtttttctATATGATTTGATTGACAAGATactgaaaagatatttttattatatgaatgcagtgaagaaaaattttttttagtataagataatatcaaagaatataaGAACGAATACAAAAAACTAATGTTTACACGTtagaatttaatagaaattaattgtcAAAAATCAACTCTCATGCTTGTTAATGTTACATATTAAAGTGCAATACGTGAAATTGATTCAAAATTTGCAAcaagtaaattttaatattaaaattgctttattttcaaaataatattaactctgtaatgtgtaaataaataagaattgtTACTTAATTGTTGAATAAGcctgaaataatgaaaaaaatttgttgtaCGAAGAgacaattataaatagaaatacatttggaatatttattcattgggATTTAAAATAAACTTGATAGCTGTCAAAGTTGGTTATGTTCTCATTTTTGTTTACATCACTGACATATTATACAACCATTGACGATTATCAAGTCAGTCTACCTTTGTACCTCGACTTGTAAACATAGCAACAttccttctatatatataggtacgcTTGCATAATTAATactgtttattattttacatttatttaaagaatattacatTTGATTAAACATTCTATAGCTATTAAAGCAtcttaaatgtaaaataatttcagtttcatatttataaatagatataaattataaactctaatgagaaaagaaagagagagagagagagagagatattaatttcattccgTTCTATATACGATCTTTTTATacactttttaattattaaaatatcctcTATTTTGTAagcaaatattaaattcaaattaaatgaaattacataACCTGTAATTTgtcttttgatataaattttaggTCAATCCATTTAATCGTTTGATTAAtgaacatacataaatatttagtttttaatatgaggcataaatatttaaataaattgttgaATATTTTCAGTAATTCTGGAGATAATCGTATGTTAAATTTATCGCggagggaaaataaaaaagaaaataaaatagatcataaagaaatacgtatatatgagatatacataataattaaagaaaaacatttttaatgtttactACAAGCGTCAGTATaatcgacatatatatacatatatatacatatatatacacacatacacacacacacactaattaaatatatataatataataatcaattggCTAGTATATTGTTGCTAAAAAATCTTCATTTGATAACAGGAACATATGATAGCATgcaaattctttaaataaagcGCGCGAACAATATCTTTCAAGCTATCAcatatatatgacatatatagatggaaataatatgatttaaCAAAGAACTCATTGTATTTCTGTtcataatagatataaatatatatcttttttacattaataatagcCACAAAATACATTGTATTAACTTTTAAcgtgttataaaatattttacgtgaTCACATTCGAATGTTTTCGAATTCTTAAATATGATTGGATGTAGTTTTGGATAAAATTCGAGTAAGATGAATGCTtcgaaagtataaaaagaaaagaaacaccAATGACTgatatttatagatttaatttataaatagattcTTCGTAAGTTCGTTGATCACATACGACAAATGGCtgtttaaaatataacaaaaaaggaaagatgagaaaaaaaacaatgaaggACCATTTAGGCGAACCTGTTTTGTAGGCGAGGCCACATGGCAAATCATGTTGTCTATGCAAAAGATGGCGACGACGAATGATAGTAAATCGAAGGGCGGCAGGAAACTATCAAAAGAAAGTAtagatttttatcatcttGCTGTGCATCTATTAAGtaagaagtttttttttttataaaactctATGGAAGTGTAAATATTCTATGGTTGGTTGCATATCtcttaaattatatcgatttttgtTATCATAACAGGTATCGGTTTTGGTTTTCTACACCGGTGGCATGTATCAACactttttgaaaatgatcgaCACTTTTCTCATTTGTCggagatcgaaagagaaatgtcTTTCAGGACTGAAATGGTtcgttcaaattattatttttttatttacaagtgTTCAtgacaaagagaaatatgaaTGGTTTTAGAAATGCTACGAATGTTATTGGTTCTAGGGAATGTATTATTCCTACTATAAAACCATTGTAGGAGCTGAAAGTTTTGCTGATGGTGTGGATAAACTTGGCAAAGATAACATATCAGAGTATGGAAATGTCATAAATGCATACAGGAAATATAATCTCTTGCCAgaggtaaatattttatcaaacaaCAATGTATCtttacttaattaatttaaaattatcagatcattttatatatatatagattacaGCTAGTTATCTCTATCATGGCGCCAAGAATCTTGGATTAATATCACAAGGACAATGTTGGGAAGTAAGTttacaaatgtattttttaaaattgttttccttttgGAAAGAATAATCATAAAGTTCTTtttagacagagagaggagatGGTTTACCACCAGTGACAAGTTGCGAAGGCTTAGGTGTAcctgtatatttttatcttgagATCGTTTGGATTACCACTATATATACGGCAGCTATACTTTTTAAGTACTCAACATATATGAGCGATTCAGTGTTTGGTGGTATTATTACTATGCTATTGTTCTTCTACAATCATAATGAGTGTACTCGTGTTCAGTGGACTCCACCATTAAGAGAAACCTTTGCATATCCAATGTTACTCTTCCAAATGTATTCAGTGACTAAGATAATTGAAAGGCACACTACACAAGATAcacaaaaaatgaaacgttGGAGAGAACTTACAGATGGATTATATGtggtaaatatatgtatatgtatatatatatgtatatgtgtacaaacatgtatttaaacattttattctactgaattatataataattatattttattacagaaTATGCTTTTGGGAACTGTGAGCAGTCTGTGTAGTTGGCAATTTTCACATTTTATCTTGGCTACTCAAATACTAGCCCTTCTTATTCTTAAATGGATTGAAATAATACCTAAAAATctattcttatcattatctAGAATATATACCGTTTCGAGTATTTTATCGATGGTTGTGACAGATGGCACattcttatttcattctttattcgCGTGTATTTTAATCGGTAGTAATTTTGCAGAAGTTCTTGTCAGTAAATTTTCCCGTTTCTTGAATGGTAGAAAAGAAGTTATTCTTGAGATAGTTATTACTATATTTCTTACTAAATGGTTGAAATCATACATTCTTACAATTGAAGACGATGCACAcgtttacaatattttaagaTCAAAATTAACAGACTATAAGGATTTTCATACTATGCTTTATACGTGTTCTCCAGAGTTTGATTTCTTACAATATAAAACTTATGAAGCAATCATAAAGACATTACTTTTGCCAATTGCTATACTCTCAGGGATATTAGCACTTTATTATTGGTATAGAGAATATGAGAATGAAGGATATCCTTATTGTATAGAAGCAGACGTATGTTACAATGGTCTGCAAACTGgggcttttattattatggctGTGTTTATTATGAGATTAAAACTTTTCATGACGCCACATCTTTGCATAATAGCAGGATTAGTGTGTAGTAAAAGATATTCTGAAAAACTTGGATTAAGAAGTAAAGCAGTAAGGGGTACCATAATTGTTTTGTTAATAGCTGGTATGTCATATCATGGTATGGAAAGATTACAGGAAGAACGAGGATTTATaggtaatttattatattcgtatagtcaagaaatatatttttttcaaatattgattaaatcaaaaattaaacatattttatatttacaggTGAATACAGTAATATTGAACAGGAAGAATTATTTGAATggataaaagataatactCCTAAAAACGCTGTATTCGCTGGTAAAATGTCACTAATGGCTAATTTGATGTTATCTACTGGAAGACCCATAGTAAACAATCCTTATTACGAAAGTACAGAAATGCGgttagtttattatttattttcgacaaaacatatatagatttatatgagtcataataacatttttacttcattttttttttaagaaatcgaACTATGAGAGTCTACGAAATCTTTAGTAGAAAAGACGCAGCCTCGGTATACGTTACGTTAAGAAACATGCACGTTGGTTATGTTGTATTAGAAGAGCCATTATGTCTTGGATATGCAAATGTGTAAGTTAAAAATTCTGTCTctaattaatgtattaataattaaatgcttatttaaaaatatatattatttttaggcCACGTGGTTGTCAAATGATCGATTTATGGGA encodes the following:
- the LOC124948975 gene encoding probable C-mannosyltransferase DPY19L1 isoform X3 translates to MLGKRGDGLPPVTSCEGLGVPVYFYLEIVWITTIYTAAILFKYSTYMSDSVFGGIITMLLFFYNHNECTRVQWTPPLRETFAYPMLLFQMYSVTKIIERHTTQDTQKMKRWRELTDGLYVNMLLGTVSSLCSWQFSHFILATQILALLILKWIEIIPKNLFLSLSRIYTVSSILSMVVTDGTFLFHSLFACILIGSNFAEVLVSKFSRFLNGRKEVILEIVITIFLTKWLKSYILTIEDDAHVYNILRSKLTDYKDFHTMLYTCSPEFDFLQYKTYEAIIKTLLLPIAILSGILALYYWYREYENEGYPYCIEADVCYNGLQTGAFIIMAVFIMRLKLFMTPHLCIIAGLVCSKRYSEKLGLRSKAVRGTIIVLLIAGMSYHGMERLQEERGFIGEYSNIEQEELFEWIKDNTPKNAVFAGKMSLMANLMLSTGRPIVNNPYYESTEMRNRTMRVYEIFSRKDAASVYVTLRNMHVGYVVLEEPLCLGYANVPRGCQMIDLWDTIDNGTAKTNGKPPLCPLLFEGNAYPFRRAFMNNHYVVLQLVYSHYFEYNPKTSMPLQYQF
- the LOC124948975 gene encoding probable C-mannosyltransferase DPY19L1 isoform X1, coding for MLSMQKMATTNDSKSKGGRKLSKESIDFYHLAVHLLSIGFGFLHRWHVSTLFENDRHFSHLSEIEREMSFRTEMGMYYSYYKTIVGAESFADGVDKLGKDNISEYGNVINAYRKYNLLPEITASYLYHGAKNLGLISQGQCWETERGDGLPPVTSCEGLGVPVYFYLEIVWITTIYTAAILFKYSTYMSDSVFGGIITMLLFFYNHNECTRVQWTPPLRETFAYPMLLFQMYSVTKIIERHTTQDTQKMKRWRELTDGLYVNMLLGTVSSLCSWQFSHFILATQILALLILKWIEIIPKNLFLSLSRIYTVSSILSMVVTDGTFLFHSLFACILIGSNFAEVLVSKFSRFLNGRKEVILEIVITIFLTKWLKSYILTIEDDAHVYNILRSKLTDYKDFHTMLYTCSPEFDFLQYKTYEAIIKTLLLPIAILSGILALYYWYREYENEGYPYCIEADVCYNGLQTGAFIIMAVFIMRLKLFMTPHLCIIAGLVCSKRYSEKLGLRSKAVRGTIIVLLIAGMSYHGMERLQEERGFIGEYSNIEQEELFEWIKDNTPKNAVFAGKMSLMANLMLSTGRPIVNNPYYESTEMRNRTMRVYEIFSRKDAASVYVTLRNMHVGYVVLEEPLCLGYANVPRGCQMIDLWDTIDNGTAKTNGKPPLCPLLFEGNAYPFRRAFMNNHYVVLQLVYSHYFEYNPKTSMPLQYQF
- the LOC124948975 gene encoding probable C-mannosyltransferase DPY19L1 isoform X2, giving the protein MYYSYYKTIVGAESFADGVDKLGKDNISEYGNVINAYRKYNLLPEITASYLYHGAKNLGLISQGQCWETERGDGLPPVTSCEGLGVPVYFYLEIVWITTIYTAAILFKYSTYMSDSVFGGIITMLLFFYNHNECTRVQWTPPLRETFAYPMLLFQMYSVTKIIERHTTQDTQKMKRWRELTDGLYVNMLLGTVSSLCSWQFSHFILATQILALLILKWIEIIPKNLFLSLSRIYTVSSILSMVVTDGTFLFHSLFACILIGSNFAEVLVSKFSRFLNGRKEVILEIVITIFLTKWLKSYILTIEDDAHVYNILRSKLTDYKDFHTMLYTCSPEFDFLQYKTYEAIIKTLLLPIAILSGILALYYWYREYENEGYPYCIEADVCYNGLQTGAFIIMAVFIMRLKLFMTPHLCIIAGLVCSKRYSEKLGLRSKAVRGTIIVLLIAGMSYHGMERLQEERGFIGEYSNIEQEELFEWIKDNTPKNAVFAGKMSLMANLMLSTGRPIVNNPYYESTEMRNRTMRVYEIFSRKDAASVYVTLRNMHVGYVVLEEPLCLGYANVPRGCQMIDLWDTIDNGTAKTNGKPPLCPLLFEGNAYPFRRAFMNNHYVVLQLVYSHYFEYNPKTSMPLQYQF